The Lactuca sativa cultivar Salinas chromosome 2, Lsat_Salinas_v11, whole genome shotgun sequence genome includes a window with the following:
- the LOC111876435 gene encoding protein farnesyltransferase subunit beta isoform X1 produces MTCMEPSSSSSAEWKATASQEEQWALEHHVFRIYQLFCKIPPKSQAVMLELQRDNHIDYLMKGLRQLGPSFSVLDANRPWICYWILHSIALLGDCVDEDLESNAIDFLSRCQDQHGGYGGGPGQMPHLATTYAAVNSLITLGGHKALSSINRGKIYSFLRRMKHTSGGFSMHDGGEVDVRACYTAISVASALSILDRELIQGVGDYILSCQTYEGGIAGEPGSEAHGGYTFCGLATMILINEVNRLDLPSLTDWLVFRQGVEGGFQGRTNKLVDGCYSFWQGGAAVLIQRLHAASGGEAEDLFQSHALQQYILLCSQVEGGFRDKPGKSRDHYHTCYCLSGLSAAQFRWPKDADSEPLPGFVLGPYSNLLEPINPLYNIVFDRYDEAREFFTESDDA; encoded by the exons ATGACCTGTATGGAGCCTTCGTCATCGTCGTCGGCGGAGTGGAAGGCAACAGCAAGCCAGGAAGAGCAATGGGCACTTGAACATCATGTTTTTCGTATCTATCAACTCTTCTGTAAGATTCCACCCAAATCCCAAGCAGTGAT GTTAGAGCTTCAACGGGATAATCACATCGACTACCTTATGAAAGGTCTTCGGCAGCTCGGTCCCTCGTTTTCAGTCTTGGATGCCaa TCGGCCATGGATTTGCTACTGGATCCTTCATTCAATCGCTTTACTGGGAGATTGTGTTGATGAGGATTTGGAGAGTAATGCCATTGATTTTTTGAGCCGGTGCCAG GATCAACATGGTGGATATGGTGGAGGACCTGGGCAG ATGCCACATCTTGCAACAACTTATGCTGCTGTTAATTCACTTATCACCTTAGGTGGTCATAAAGCTTTGTCATCAATTAACAG AGGCAAGATCTACTCATTTTTGCGCAGAATGAAACATACAAGTGGAGGCTTCAG TATGCATGATGGTGGAGAAGTTGATGTTCGTGCTTGTTACACTGCCATTTCT GTTGCAAGTGCTTTAAGTATTTTAGACAGAGAACTTATTCAAGGTGTGGGAGATTACATCTTAAG CTGCCAGACTTATGAAGGTGGCATTGCTGGTGAACCAGGGTCAGAAGCTCATGGTGG GTACACCTTTTGTGGGTTGGCCACAATGATTTTGATCAACGAAGTTAACCGTTTGGACTTACCTAGTTTAACT GATTGGTTGGTTTTTAGACAAGGAGTGGAAGGTGGTTTTCAAGGCAGGACAAATAAATTAGTTGATGGTTGCTATTCCTTCTGGCAG GGAGGAGCTGCTGTGTTGATACAAAGATTACATGCAGCCAGTGGTGGTGAAGCGGAGGATCTTTTCCAGAGCCATGCTTTGCAGCAATATATCCTTTTGTGCTCACAG GTGGAGGGAGGGTTTAGGGATAAACCGGGGAAGAGTAGGGACCACTATCACACATGTTATTGTCTTAGTGGGCTTTCTGCAGCCCAGTTTCGGTGGCCCAAAGATGCTGATTCTGAACCCTTGCCGGGCTTTGTGTTGGGTCCGTATTCTAATCTCCTGGAACCAATTAACCCTCTTTATAACATCGTTTTTGACCGGTACGATGAGGCGCGTGAGTTCTTTACCGAGTCCGATGATGCGTAA
- the LOC111876435 gene encoding protein farnesyltransferase subunit beta isoform X2, with translation MKGLRQLGPSFSVLDANRPWICYWILHSIALLGDCVDEDLESNAIDFLSRCQDQHGGYGGGPGQMPHLATTYAAVNSLITLGGHKALSSINRGKIYSFLRRMKHTSGGFSMHDGGEVDVRACYTAISVASALSILDRELIQGVGDYILSCQTYEGGIAGEPGSEAHGGYTFCGLATMILINEVNRLDLPSLTDWLVFRQGVEGGFQGRTNKLVDGCYSFWQGGAAVLIQRLHAASGGEAEDLFQSHALQQYILLCSQVEGGFRDKPGKSRDHYHTCYCLSGLSAAQFRWPKDADSEPLPGFVLGPYSNLLEPINPLYNIVFDRYDEAREFFTESDDA, from the exons ATGAAAGGTCTTCGGCAGCTCGGTCCCTCGTTTTCAGTCTTGGATGCCaa TCGGCCATGGATTTGCTACTGGATCCTTCATTCAATCGCTTTACTGGGAGATTGTGTTGATGAGGATTTGGAGAGTAATGCCATTGATTTTTTGAGCCGGTGCCAG GATCAACATGGTGGATATGGTGGAGGACCTGGGCAG ATGCCACATCTTGCAACAACTTATGCTGCTGTTAATTCACTTATCACCTTAGGTGGTCATAAAGCTTTGTCATCAATTAACAG AGGCAAGATCTACTCATTTTTGCGCAGAATGAAACATACAAGTGGAGGCTTCAG TATGCATGATGGTGGAGAAGTTGATGTTCGTGCTTGTTACACTGCCATTTCT GTTGCAAGTGCTTTAAGTATTTTAGACAGAGAACTTATTCAAGGTGTGGGAGATTACATCTTAAG CTGCCAGACTTATGAAGGTGGCATTGCTGGTGAACCAGGGTCAGAAGCTCATGGTGG GTACACCTTTTGTGGGTTGGCCACAATGATTTTGATCAACGAAGTTAACCGTTTGGACTTACCTAGTTTAACT GATTGGTTGGTTTTTAGACAAGGAGTGGAAGGTGGTTTTCAAGGCAGGACAAATAAATTAGTTGATGGTTGCTATTCCTTCTGGCAG GGAGGAGCTGCTGTGTTGATACAAAGATTACATGCAGCCAGTGGTGGTGAAGCGGAGGATCTTTTCCAGAGCCATGCTTTGCAGCAATATATCCTTTTGTGCTCACAG GTGGAGGGAGGGTTTAGGGATAAACCGGGGAAGAGTAGGGACCACTATCACACATGTTATTGTCTTAGTGGGCTTTCTGCAGCCCAGTTTCGGTGGCCCAAAGATGCTGATTCTGAACCCTTGCCGGGCTTTGTGTTGGGTCCGTATTCTAATCTCCTGGAACCAATTAACCCTCTTTATAACATCGTTTTTGACCGGTACGATGAGGCGCGTGAGTTCTTTACCGAGTCCGATGATGCGTAA
- the LOC111876435 gene encoding protein farnesyltransferase subunit beta isoform X3, which produces MPKLLLFSRPWICYWILHSIALLGDCVDEDLESNAIDFLSRCQDQHGGYGGGPGQMPHLATTYAAVNSLITLGGHKALSSINRGKIYSFLRRMKHTSGGFSMHDGGEVDVRACYTAISVASALSILDRELIQGVGDYILSCQTYEGGIAGEPGSEAHGGYTFCGLATMILINEVNRLDLPSLTDWLVFRQGVEGGFQGRTNKLVDGCYSFWQGGAAVLIQRLHAASGGEAEDLFQSHALQQYILLCSQVEGGFRDKPGKSRDHYHTCYCLSGLSAAQFRWPKDADSEPLPGFVLGPYSNLLEPINPLYNIVFDRYDEAREFFTESDDA; this is translated from the exons ATGCCaa AATTGCTTCTTTTCAGTCGGCCATGGATTTGCTACTGGATCCTTCATTCAATCGCTTTACTGGGAGATTGTGTTGATGAGGATTTGGAGAGTAATGCCATTGATTTTTTGAGCCGGTGCCAG GATCAACATGGTGGATATGGTGGAGGACCTGGGCAG ATGCCACATCTTGCAACAACTTATGCTGCTGTTAATTCACTTATCACCTTAGGTGGTCATAAAGCTTTGTCATCAATTAACAG AGGCAAGATCTACTCATTTTTGCGCAGAATGAAACATACAAGTGGAGGCTTCAG TATGCATGATGGTGGAGAAGTTGATGTTCGTGCTTGTTACACTGCCATTTCT GTTGCAAGTGCTTTAAGTATTTTAGACAGAGAACTTATTCAAGGTGTGGGAGATTACATCTTAAG CTGCCAGACTTATGAAGGTGGCATTGCTGGTGAACCAGGGTCAGAAGCTCATGGTGG GTACACCTTTTGTGGGTTGGCCACAATGATTTTGATCAACGAAGTTAACCGTTTGGACTTACCTAGTTTAACT GATTGGTTGGTTTTTAGACAAGGAGTGGAAGGTGGTTTTCAAGGCAGGACAAATAAATTAGTTGATGGTTGCTATTCCTTCTGGCAG GGAGGAGCTGCTGTGTTGATACAAAGATTACATGCAGCCAGTGGTGGTGAAGCGGAGGATCTTTTCCAGAGCCATGCTTTGCAGCAATATATCCTTTTGTGCTCACAG GTGGAGGGAGGGTTTAGGGATAAACCGGGGAAGAGTAGGGACCACTATCACACATGTTATTGTCTTAGTGGGCTTTCTGCAGCCCAGTTTCGGTGGCCCAAAGATGCTGATTCTGAACCCTTGCCGGGCTTTGTGTTGGGTCCGTATTCTAATCTCCTGGAACCAATTAACCCTCTTTATAACATCGTTTTTGACCGGTACGATGAGGCGCGTGAGTTCTTTACCGAGTCCGATGATGCGTAA